The Chaetodon trifascialis isolate fChaTrf1 chromosome 11, fChaTrf1.hap1, whole genome shotgun sequence nucleotide sequence atgtacacAAAATATCTTAATTGAATTCCTATTAACAGGGCTTTGCTGCCTCTATGAGCGAATCATGCTTTATATAAAGACACAGCAATAAGAAATACTGATACGTCTGCCTTGTCCTGAGCTTTATGAAGGCATATAATCACTACAATGACCTGCAGGCTAAAGCTGATCACTTACAAGTGATtgcaaaaaaattaaaagaaacataaagaaaGCATTCTTCGTTTCAATATCCACAGTCTTTCAGATTTCGTTTTGTACTCCCCTGGTCAGCCATGAAACCTGGGGGATCTGACACTGCACTGTTCAGTGTACCATAATTACATTGGTAACAAGGCTATATGACAGCCATTTAGACTCTAAGGTGcttgcacacacagtcaccatCAACAGGCCTGGAGCCTAAATGCAGTCATGGATATAAAAACCGCTGTATGGCTGACATAATAAATACGTGTGTCATTActttaatgtgaataaaaatatcaaatgtgaaaaatacatCTAAAACTGTGGATGTATTGAAGAAACTGACTGTGCTGCTTAGCAGTGAGAGGAAAGAACGATCAGCTTTGCATTTCAGCACCGTGGACAGCTCCTCTGGTGGGACTTTCAGCCACggaaacattttaaaagcacaaaaaaaccACCACATCTCCAGATGAGAAGTGGTGCTGAGTTGTAGACACACTAGACCCTGCATGATATATAAAACCCAGGGGACAGTTTGAGCGTTGTCGTTTTTAACAGCTTGAAACAGCCCGTGTTAGGATCCCCTCAGGCAACACTTGCTTTATTAAGTcgagggaaaagaaaagggggGATGTCAACTGAATTACCAGGGGGACAATGAATAAGGCAGTCATCGTAACAGGCTGTGGACTACGTGGCAGACGACTTCTTCTCCAAAGGTTTGTGTTGAATTCACCTTTGCATAGTAAAATTGTCTGCATTAATTGACATGAAAGGGATAAAATTGGCAGGTGTTTTTAAGAATATGTCATCATTTTCCTTGAACTCTAATATTTTCGTATGCTTTGTATAGTGATGTATATGATTATATGTTGGTCTGCAGATTAGTAGCCTATTCAGAACTGACACAGTGCAACATAATTGCCTCACAAATTCAGTGACCTTTTGCTATTTAAATAAATTTATGCCACTATATGAATTATTGAAAAGGCCtcagatttttaaaacatattCTCAAATCAAACTAGGTGACCCCCCCCTCAGATACAGCTCTATGGTACAGTTCATCCTTAAAGGTGTCCCGGCCTACCTGTCCGGATGCCATATTTGAGCGTGTCCCTGCAGTCCACCAGGATCTGCTCCAGGGATTCAGGCTGGTCGGACAGCTCCAGGTTGAAGCCCTCCATGCCCTCCAGGAGCTGGTGAGGGTGGTGGAAGTCCAGCACCTTGGTGGAGCGGTCGAAAGTCTTCTTGACATAGTTGGTGAGGATGTCGACTATCTCCAACAAAAACTGTATGGTAGGCTCCTCTCCATTTTTGGCTGGCAGCAAGTCTAAAAGGTGAAAGGTTGTGGAAATTATGTCTGTGTGATGAATTCAAACAAGTTACAACCTGATTCCAGCTgtgtaaaatagaaataaaagagaCTGTGACAAGTTGCTTATTGTTTTTGACCAAtgctcaaatgaaaacagcacaaagacaatatatttaatttttaatctCATAAGcctcactgatttttgtaaatataagcttattctgaatttgttgcagcaacatgtttcaaacaagttgtgaTAGGAACAAATAAAGACTGGCAGAAatagtggaatgctccaaaaacacctgtttggaacattccacaggtaaacaggctcattggttacagtatcatgattgggtatgaaaggggcatccaagcaaggatggagcgaggttcaccactttgtgaacacatgattgtgtaaaggagATCagtacatgagctcaggaacacttcataaaactgcagtcagtaaacacagtttgtctgcaaGTGGTTGCACTGGTTTATTTAACGTTACATTTTACATAGTGTCCCACCTTATTTTGTCGTATAATGGAGACCACCTTGTCAAGGTGACAATCCGGCATGGTAATCCTAACATTTAACTGAGTAGCTTTTGGAAAGCTTTGTTCACATACTCAGTctttttaaatccaaatttTACTTTGTATtccttacattttttttttgttggtgaCCCAGGTCTTACAGCTAATTCATTGGTCCAATAAGGTAACGTGTAGAATCTTCGCCTCTCTTTCGTAACTGCGTCACACATTTTGGCTTAGCtgagaaatatatttttcacCAGGTCTTAACCGGTAACACTCACTGTACACCGAACAAAAACCGTTAACATAATTGTACGAGTTACTATTTTAATTTTCAGGAACAAAAAATTAAGTAGTCCTACCCAACTTAATTTTTTGACGCCATATTCAACCCGTCCCTGGTTATTTCCTGTATTGTCCTTCTTATTCACGTGCCTCTGGTCGTCGTCTACACCTTATAGTAGTAGCCTACATGAACGAAACcgataacaacaacaaacagacgCTGGGCTTTTCTAGTCCTCTGGCAGGCCCTTAACAGCCTTATCTGGACAAAGGCCCAACAGTCAATTGAATTAGAAGTGATGAGTCTCTGTGAACATGGCGTGCAGCTCTGGAAAATTACAGAAATGGTTGGAGAAATGAGCAATAGCATATTTAGACGTAGACAGGTGTAGATACGTGTAGGTCTCACCTCTGGCGAACAGGTTGGAgaagtctgtctctgtgaggcGGAAGCGCGCGTCCCTGTCACTGTTGTTGCACGAGAGCAGGTTCTTCTGTCCCGCGAGCCTCCCCTTCTCCTCGAGGCTGTTGTTCTTCTGCAGGAACCCTAGAGCGTTACACGGCGGAGGGCAGGAGTTATCACCAAACATCTCCATTCcacacacaaggaaaaaaaatgatgggaccaaagcaaataaaaaaaatacaagaaagagagaaaaaaaaagtccaaatgcACTCTTATTTAGTTTAAATGTGCGCGTGGTAACAGAAAATAATCTGTTTTGTCTGGAGTCAGCTAATCATCCCCTGAATTCTTTCATCAGGAATGCTTCTCTGATGGAGGCCAAATCTATGTAGGccatatatgtacacacaaacacaaggaagAGGGACCACCTTTATCCCTGTGTGGATGGGTGCCCGCCGGGGAGGgcaccccaccccaccctctgACATCATAACCACACCCCATTCAGAAAACACCCAGAGGTACCGGGTCTGCAGACAGATCGGATCTGTGGGCAGGACAGCCCCTGGTGATGACCCCAACAGCCAATAAATACACATCCTGTAAAGAGGGGTTAATGAAGGAGTCACAGTGCCCTAAAGCAGTCTGACCCTGCGAAGCCGACATGTTTTCGACTCCATGATTGATCGAATTTCTGCATATAGGCCCTCCGTAGCTGCAGGATCATGCGTGGGCCTAATTGTGTGCAAAATATGTGGAAATCACAGACCCTTCTTATCTGTGAGCATATAAAATATTGTCTCTCATATTTTTCCAGTGGAAACTCTATAATACCTTGCTCAATAAATCCTAAATGACATGTTAAAAATCAATATGTGAGACCCTATAATTGCAATAGCGTCCGTCTACCGTCTGGAAACATTTCCAATTGCATTCAATTTCCATTGCAGTctatttaaatgtcatttaggTCAATCAACATCTACTGGTCAATGTctcattttccaaaatgcaaaGATCAAACTTATTCGATCCTTTCGTCTGAATTGATTTCTGTCATAACAAACAGGccaaaaatgtcatgtttgaaTGATCATATCAAGCTTCCATCAgtaacaagaaaaacacattctcCATACTCTTAAAAAGATTTAAGGCACTAAAAGAAACACGTTCCTTCAAATGatggagaaataaacaaacCTTCCCTGCAACGTCACATCCGCTACCCTCTGCTCCAATGTGGGCTGTGAGTGAGACCGACAGTGAAGGCAACCAAAGGTAAAATTGTATTCATCGTTTCGAAGAAATAtctgaatggaaaataaagctTCACCTTCATTTACAGGCTATTTCAACAGCCGTTCTGGGATTTATGACCTGTATTTGCAGGCCTGTCTCGAGGATTTTTTGTCTTGGCGGTGAAATGGAAAAGACATGGGGGGTTCAGGGGCGGTCGGGGGGGCTGATGCGGGGCGCTCATCACCAGACCTAAAGGCTAATGTCCACTGACCTTTAGAAGATGGAAACACACTGTGACAGTCGTGAATGGCCTATTTCCGGCCTCCAAatggatttatttattaaaagaaagaagaagaataacaACAGCCACCCTATGATGAAAGTTTTAAAGGATTAGGAGAAAATACAGAGCCCCAGTGATGTATTGTGGAGGCATTCATTTCCCTCTCAGACAGCATTTTCCAAAGATGCCAAAAAATGTGactagaaaaaataaatatatcatGTTCAATAACGTTAACGTGGAATATTTTatgtgctcaaaaaaaaaaaaaaaaaaaaaaaaaaaaaaacttaccaCAAATCTTCATCCCCAGTTTCCGCGTGCATCCGTGCATCCACGCGTATTCGTAGGCTAAAACAGAATGAACGTTTGAGTCTGAGGCCGCGGAGACAGCGTGGATGGGCGGATGATGGATATAAAGCTGGTGGTGGAGCGCAGTGAGCACAGTGCAAGCGGGATGCTGACGGCTCTTGGCCAGGTGTGAGATTCTGAACACTTTGGGGGGTTTTGTTGTGGATTTTTAAAGAGCACTTTGGCTCAATAACCGAgactttttccacctttttatTTACCAAAGCATCCACTGACCACAAGGGGATGAGTCTTATAACATTTCCGATTTAAGTTCAATCAATAGGCGCCGACGGTGGCCCGCGCGGCACATCCCCGCCGGCTCACACACCCAGCCAAGGGGCGGACGGGAATTAACGCCCGTGAAATGAGCTCACGGAGGAGGGCAGAAATTAATTGAGTGAAACACAGTGTGACTGGAGCGAGCTGGTAATGTCTGTGGCCGGGAAGCCTATGGCCGGCTTGATGCAGAAACTTATAGTATAGAATAATGcggctcacacatacacacatcatgcatacacactcacagctaCACACTAACCCGAGCGTGGACATGCGTGAGCAGATATGGAGCAGCAGCCGGAGGGAAGAAAAATGCAGAACGCACGGCAAGCAGAGCAGAGGCGAGGCGGCGCATATACCTGATGGAAAAgtttccaaacaaaaacaagtattTAAATTTACTGAGGCACTTTCATTGTGAGAGAACAGCCCGAGGTGCCGAGGCCAAGAccatacacacaggcagacacgcgcgcgcgcacgcacgcacgcacgcaggcgcCGACACACTACAAAGCCGCCAGGCGTGAGATGGAGCGTGGCAGAGAGATAATGGCAACATCCAGCAGCAGTATACGAGCAagtcacacaaaacaaacatcttctTTTTAATGGGCTTTTCTGGGTACAAATCCACATTTGAAATAAACctgagatttttatttatttatttatttgttttgtagaAATGATTATCGATACCCAAGGGCCACAAATAAAAGcttgaaaaatatttttattcgataaagagagaaaatatgaaagtGAGGTGTACATTAGCCAGCCTCGGGAACTGTCGCTTATTCCCTTTATATTTGGCTGAAGACAAAAATAACAGTAATTATTTCCCCGCGTTGCGCTGCAGATGGCTGCTCAAGTGCACTGTAATGGGGTCGATTCTGTGCATGCGACACCGTCTGAAACTAATGAATTAACCCACAGGTTAATGTAAATCTAAACAGGCACTTTTAGAATTAGCAGCTAAATATATATTTCCCAAGAGCAACCCATCAACGGAGCCTACAGCCGCGAGGGCCTAAAGCATCATAGGGAATGAGATAAGATAAATTAGAATAGAAATAAATcagcatgaataaaaatgtgtagCTTTTTGGCGATATTTGTCGAAATCACTAAATAACGCTCACAATTAAAACCCAACGAATGCGTCTCTGCAATAAAATGTAGGAAATTATTCAAATCTGTAGCCTATATTTTTGATGgggaaaatgtacatttattcaGAAATGTTTGCACTAAATGCACTCGGGATCATTATAAACAACATTGCCTTAATGGCGCATCATTTCTGCGCCAGGTCCAGTGCTCGGTGCGCACCGCTGATCCGCCAGGCAGCGACAGGCAGCTGTGATGGCTCTGTTTTTAACCGGAATGATTAACGACGGAGCCCACACAGCAAATGGCCCGGGCGAGACTCGCTTTTatcagacagagaaggaggagggagagagagagagagagagagagagagagagagagagagagagagagagagagagagaggcacagactgaggtgtgtgggggtgtgttgGGTCTCAGCCCTGTGTGCTGGCAATAGATCGCACTGCACAAGTGTCTTTGAGCAAGGCACCCAGTCCCTGTCAGCTCCAGTGGGCTGGTTCTGTAAACACCACCGGAACGCTCCGGTGAGGGACATCCTTAACGAGAATTTACCCTCGGGGATCGATAGGGGATCAGAGTGTTAAGAACGAGGAGTGTGAAGACGTACTTGCAGACGGAGGTCTTAAATTGTCGGAGTTGGGGTCCTGGTCCCCGCCGGTGGCTCTCGGTTCAGACGTGGCCATCAGTCCTCTGTTATCTGATCTCCAGCTGGGAAATAATTCAGCTGCGGACAAAACGGTCCACGGTTAGTGACCAGGTCAGCTTATCGAGTTGAGACATAAAAAACCtgtatattaaaaatatattgatAATCTATAGTATGTATTTATAGAATAGGTGCAGTCAGTTTAATGAGTCGGTCAGGGTTCGTTCAGAAAAGGATGTTATCTGCTGTGCGTCGTCAGGAGCGCTTTATTCCAGGAGGACATGAATCAAGGCGCGCAGGATTGCGCACGACGCATAAGCAGCACACACATCAGGATAAACAGTTTTGGTGATAATTCCTATGTGGGTGCATTCATTTTGGACATAGCCGTCAATATTTCTTGCATTCAATTAGCCATTAAAATATTCCCAGGGCCACTGTGCTGCCGCTGAGGTCCAGAGCACGGAGCCAATAAGGATGGAATTTAAAAGTTGTTATCAGGGACATATAATAGCAGGTAATAGCTCGCTGGAGCgaaatgttcattttcagtAGATCAGGGCACCAGACCGTTAAAATCTATGAGCTTTATGTGTGATCATCCACTGCGctcacaacagctgaatcttctatggataaaaaaacaagagggttaaaaaaagagacattcAGCCTGACACAGTTAAGATGacataagagaaaaaaaaataaacgaATAGGTGACAGGATATCTTAATAATTACAGCAGATTTTAAACAGACTCATTAAAAAGATGTTGATAAAATGCAACCATATCGTCCACATAAATAACCCACGTCATTCACCTATTGACTCAGCAATCGACATTTCAATTAAGTTGCGCTTTGAACAAGCTATCCCATACCATCATCACTCAATGTCACCATGGCACGAGACAGACTGAGCAACTAATGCATTCCTTCTGTCACTCATCTGAGGCTCGCTTCTGTCAGACGGCACAGCGAATTGGagcacattttttctttgttgttcatATAAAATTTCTCCAAAATAACGTTGTGATGTACGAATAAAGAGGAAACATGAAGCTTATCAATACATCAAGGGGCGCCGTTGAAATGAAAGGCGGAGGCATCTTACCGACTCACAGGCGCACAGGTTGTCGAGTCCAGAGAAACTACAACTGGATGTTACAATTGCCACCCAAAGGCACGACCAGGAACAGTCCAGAGGCGGCGACGGCGGAATACCAACAGAGCGCACTAATAAAATCCCATCCAGCGGCGCGCAAGTGACCCTTCTCCCtcaagaatatttttttttattcgtTATTTATATCTCAGGCTCTGGCTGCCCATTGGTCTCTTCACGCAGGCATGAGTCACAGCCTTGCCTCCCTCTGACGACTAATGAAGCCTCCCTGAGTGCTACTGACAGCCACAATCCACTTTAAGAAGcccaaaaagcaaaaggaaaaacaccaGTGACGTAtacccacctctctctctctctctctctctgtgggtgtgtgtgtgtgtgtgtgtgtgtgtgtgtgtgtgtgtccaggtgtggGTGCGTGTCacaggatggaggatggagacTTGAATGTGAAATGCATTCTGAGTGGGTTATATAGAAACTTGACCTTGGGATGACAAACAGTTGGTTTATGGGTTTAAGTAACAACATTTAGGCATGCAGACATGATACATCACAGTTTCACAGGACCTGTGGAAGCTCTGCATGCTGCTTTTCATGGTGTTTGTCTAGTTATTTAGCCCAGAATAAAGCAAACAGCAAGCGATGGAGGGAGCAGAGCGCGCCATCCacgacccatccatccatccacacgAGTACTGACTGTAATATTCACCTTCATGAGATGATAACGCTGCATGCATCATAATTTTTGACCCGCATCCTTTTTATAACCTTGACATGGACAATAACACCGGGACATCAAAGTGAATCCAGCCTGGCAGGCGTTGACATAGTGTCCTCGGCGTCATCCTCGTGCCTGTGTCCTGGTCCACTGAATGGGCAGAGACCGGCCATTATGTTCATTCAATCACAGCAAATTATACAGCCTTTATCAGATGGCGCTCACACTTTCTCCTCTCACAAGTCATGCGTAGAGACGACTCATAAAGATAAGCTCTGCCATGTGATAATAACTCAGAATATACTGTCTGACACCATTCCACAAGGATGgattagcagtgtgtgtgtgtgtgtgtgtgtgtgtgtgtgtgagtgagtgagagaaaaggTGCGTAACCTTGAAAGTGTGCACATACAGCAGCGTGTCACACAAAACTTGCTTATATCCTCATTCATAATCAGCCGTTCACTGGTTCCATTTCAAATGTAGACCCTGTCCACATAAATTCATCATATTTTTCTTAGTGTTACATCACTGTTGAGTGAACTGTCAAGATTTCACTCATTATTTCCTGCACTGTTTTCTAAACTTTTTCTTAGGGTCATTTGTGACCATCTGTGTGAAGCACATGTTAAGCAGCAAAAGAAAGTGCTGATTAAAGTGCTTCTCCATGTGAGCATTAGGAGGTGGTTCATGGAGATAAACAGCTGGTGGCGCCACTTCTCCAGGTGGATGCCAtgaaaccaccacagaagaagagagtgcAAAAAGCTGATAGAAAATCGAAGCGGATTCCTGCCTATAAGTCTTTACATTTTCTGATGCAGCACCACAGATGATTGGATTTATATCAGCTGATGTTTTGCTTCATATTTTGATGATCTTCCCAAGTTCACACGTTTCCAGCAAACAAGTGCATCAGCTTTGTCCACACtaaatattttatttgcagTTGAAATATGTAAAGTTGCCCAATTTTCACAACATCTACATCGTGTTGTAGTATATTTTTTCCAACAGATATGTGAAGAATTAAGTGAAATGATATGTGAAACATTGTAACCAATGGTAGACAACAGTAACAGATTTGTAGAGCATGATATGGTAGTAGAAATTTGAtagcttgtttgtttgagaaGTAGAGAAATGTCAAGATGGTGTTGTGCAAAGATGAGGAGAGGGAATGCTGTGCAGCAATGATACTGTGATATGAGGGCAGGGCACCTGTATCATGGATCTTTTGGGCTTTCCATGACCTTGCAAGTGTCTTTGAAGCTGTCTTAGCCAGTCTTAACCGGTTTCAGCCGGTGTTGTttgtgacctaacataacccTGTGTGTCCTCATATAACCTTACTGTATTCAATCCATGTTTGAGTATCtgttataatcatgaaagaatTGAACGGTCTTATAATCACACTATGACTTACTATGCTTGATGAATGCGGGTTTGGGATGATTCAATATACTTTACACTGTTAAATATAGTATTCAATATACTCTCAAAGTGCACTTAAAGGTAATGCTTTATATGCAACTATGGCAATAAACTGTAATTTggtaatattttttttaaaaatagagcccatgacAATCAGAAGCTAATGGTGTAATTTCAGaagaatggaaagaaaataaaaaagagacagCGGCCAAAAGATTACAAATGGTGTAAAAAATAGAAGAACCTTAGAAAAAGAGAAGACGCTCCAACGGCGGGGATAACGTTgagcagaactgtataaaagacgGAGCACTGACGATTGTTAGTTGGAACTTCTTCAGAGTTacactttgtgtgtttctggatgtttttcccctttgttGCAGGTAATAAAGTATTTTTGCTTCTCGgactctgactcctgcagaccctttttgagcatttttctcggacagctgaatttgactttttctgGCCTGTTGTGGGTTGTACATTCagccttcacattccacgacagTGTAGGAAGACTTCATATGCTTCATATAGCTCCAAGGATTAAAATAAACGCAGGATGCTGTTATGAACTGTTCTAATAGATTTCGGGTCAAATGTGAGAAGGAGGACACGGCTTGTGTCTGTTCACCcgcttttcttcctcctcctcctcctcctcctcctcctcctcctcctcctcctcctccccctcctcatctgatggtgaagaagaagagcaagatgaagaggagcagcttGAGCTCTGAGATGACTCCTCATCACTTCCAGagtcatcatcctcatcctcactatcttcttcttcttcatcatcttcctcactgctctcctctgcctcttgctctaatggaaaaaaacaaacatgacacaaactGAAGGTGAGTTTTGGGATATGCAGGTAAATGTTTGCGTGCGTAAAAATGGGGGGACTCTCACCCTCCAACAGCTTCTTCTGGATCAGCGGGAGAAACTCCGAGGCTTCAGGGTTGTCTGGCTCATAGATGAGAACTGAAACGAGGAGAGAAGAGGCATGATGGGCTGACTGCTGGTGGCTGGTTATTGACTGACAGACATACAGTTGATAGATGCAGGATACATACTCATCTGACACAGTTTGCCGGCCAGCTGAAAGTCTCTGTCCATCACAGCTCTGAGGAACTGAAACCATACATCCTCATTTCAATGTCGCTCTCCACCATTAAAGTTCAGCTCATCCAAATTGACTCAAGGTGGAATTTTGACTAAAAGTATGAAAAATATTTCATGGATCATTTAGATTTACATTTAGAGTTTAAGCCTTTTTCTCAACAGAGCTTGAAGTGTGAAATCAATGATGGTGATCAGTCACTTTACCTCCATTATCAGCTCCACTGGTGCCTTAAGGTCTTCATCCTCagcatcctcttcctcagattGTTCTTCGCCCCCGTTCGGCTCATGCGTGGAAAGAGGCTCAGCTGCTGGGGGAGCATGTGTTCTTCCTAATGGCAGccagtatcatcatcatcatcatcatcatcatcattattgacAACAGAACTCCCCCTTCCAGTTTCTTATCTCTGCGTTTCTGTCTTTGCATTTTGAGCTTGTTGTACATCTGCCTACCTGTTACTGCTGAGTCTGGGGGCTGTGCTTTCATCAAGTCTTTCATTTCCAGCTCATCATCAGCCACTGCAGTCAACTGTGCTTCTTCTTCAACCCTGAAATGCCATTTAAGATTTAAAACGCGTTTTAGTGATATTTCATTTGTTCGCGATCACCTGCTATTTGAATTCTGAGTACAGACCTTGGTGATGTGCTGATGGATTCCTTCGGTGAGCGCTCTACAGGAAAATGTAACAATTGACAATGTGACAAATTTAAcaagcatgcacatgcacgcatatATCAATGTACCTGTCAAGAGTGATCAATAGCAATTTTAAAAAAGGACAAGAgtttttttcattcatgatAAAGCAAGCGTTGCACTCCTTAACATGTCTGAGGGTTGCAATGCATTCTGGTCTTTTGAGGCATATTTCGATGGAGAAACTGTTACGGCTGCCTGTGCAGAAATACATTTCTTAAATTACATATAACACACATACCGTCTGTATCCAGCACTTCACCACATGAAAACCCAGACTTTTGAGTCTCCTGACAAGAAACCTTCAGGATGACAAAGACCTTCAGTCCAGTAGTGAAGCAAAGCATATTTCTGTTAATCCAATTGCTTCAGTCTATCTCAGAATACACACCTGGACAGAGCGAGGCAATGGACGAGCAGGAAGACTCCTGCTGGACgcaaaaagtaaagaaaagaataaagCATGAGCATTGGGAGATATGAGAGAAATGTATATTTGCCCAGACGGAACTTTTCTTACCGAGGTTTATCAGTAACTGTCTTTTTCCCCACCTTGTCTGGAACATAACAGAATATGAGCCTGCCATGAAAGGCTAGAGAGCAGCGTAAGCACAAAGTGAAATCTTCTCATTTCAGTATTTGAAAAGGAAATACGTGTGGCTCTGATGTTTTGTGCACCATGTGTCGTCTGCATTGCTTC carries:
- the erich2 gene encoding glutamate-rich protein 2; this encodes MSRLECLGKSSTGSQKQLAVEITSAHAETHKPEDKVGKKTVTDKPRSLPARPLPRSVQVSCQETQKSGFSCGEVLDTDERSPKESISTSPRVEEEAQLTAVADDELEMKDLMKAQPPDSAVTGRTHAPPAAEPLSTHEPNGGEEQSEEEDAEDEDLKAPVELIMEFLRAVMDRDFQLAGKLCQMILIYEPDNPEASEFLPLIQKKLLEEQEAEESSEEDDEEEEDSEDEDDDSGSDEESSQSSSCSSSSCSSSSPSDEEGEEEEEEEEEEEEEEEEEKRVNRHKPCPPSHI